One genomic segment of Lewinellaceae bacterium includes these proteins:
- a CDS encoding glycosyl hydrolase, whose protein sequence is MKKTVDMRKHIFSWILSIILAIPVLQAQVPETYYNNLKWRNIGPERGGRCLGVSGSPGRPNEYYFGATGGGLWKTTDGGNEWAPVTDGQLTSSSVGAVAVAETNPDIVYIGMGESELRGSITQGDGVYKTTDGGKTWHHIGLTETQVISRIRVHPTNPNIVYVAALGHPYGDNEERGVFKSVDGGNTWKKVLYESPKAGAADLIIDRTNPNVLYATTWQVYRKAWKMWGGGPYCKLWKSVDGGDNWIELTKNPGMPEGPLGKIGITVSPADPNRLYAIVEANEGGVFRSDDGGWTWKRTNDERKLRQRAFYYSRIYADPWDKDVVYCLNVGFFKSTDGGKNFDITIDPPHGDNHDLWIDPNDPQRMISGNDGGGVVSLNGGKTWTEEDYCTTQVYHVMATSDVPYHVAGAQQDNSTLAIPSDGWDHMQARGPNHGWYYAVGGGESGYIAQSPTDPDVFYAGSQGALLTRYNRKTGQVRDIQVYPRFFSGEPSSALPERWQWTFPIVFSPQDPTIMYTCSQHVWKTMDDGQTWEKISPDLTYADPETLGETGGIITNDMNGPEIYATVFALAPSNFDINTIWAGSDDGKINITRDGGKKWVDITPKDLPKFSRVSIIEASHHDPGTAYVAANRYQVDDREPYVFRTTDYGKTWTKIVTGIKPGHFARAVREDLVRPGLLFLGTEHGVYVSFDNGDHWQPIQLNLPDTPIRDLVVKNDDVVLGTHGRGFWILDDINPLREVNAEVMQGPVTLFQPSDAIRSVYNAAIQYYLPKQADSVTIEILDAHGNLIQSYTGKQPDNKSNNNVPWYMRSGPAKPTTKAGINEFTWDLNYPGATVFDGMIIWSGRPQVGPSAPLGDYQVRITVGDHQEKKNFAIKIDPNLQGVTAKDLEEQFELAMQIRDKTSAANEAVIQIRQIRKEIQDRMAQVKSDDLKKQMQTLLDQMKPIEEDLYQVRNQSNQDPLNFPIKLNNRLASLRRSVETGDAKPTSAAHQVFKELSAELAGHLDKLQMVINNQLPAINQALSKEGLKAIAGSGKP, encoded by the coding sequence ATGAAAAAAACGGTAGACATGCGCAAACACATTTTCTCCTGGATATTATCCATAATTCTTGCTATTCCAGTCCTGCAAGCCCAGGTTCCGGAAACCTACTACAACAATCTTAAATGGCGTAATATAGGTCCTGAACGAGGCGGTCGCTGCCTGGGCGTGTCGGGTTCACCCGGGCGCCCCAATGAGTATTATTTTGGAGCTACCGGCGGCGGATTGTGGAAAACGACCGACGGAGGGAACGAATGGGCACCGGTTACTGATGGGCAGTTGACCAGCTCATCCGTTGGAGCTGTTGCTGTCGCAGAGACCAATCCTGACATCGTGTATATCGGTATGGGAGAATCGGAGTTGCGCGGCAGCATCACCCAGGGTGACGGAGTTTACAAGACAACCGATGGAGGCAAGACCTGGCATCACATCGGCCTGACCGAGACACAGGTTATTTCGCGTATCCGCGTTCATCCGACGAATCCGAACATCGTGTATGTTGCTGCCCTCGGTCACCCTTATGGAGACAATGAGGAAAGGGGTGTTTTTAAATCCGTGGATGGAGGCAACACCTGGAAAAAAGTATTGTACGAAAGTCCTAAGGCAGGTGCAGCGGATCTGATCATTGACCGTACCAACCCCAACGTTTTGTATGCTACTACCTGGCAGGTTTACCGTAAAGCCTGGAAAATGTGGGGCGGCGGGCCTTACTGCAAATTGTGGAAATCGGTCGATGGCGGGGATAACTGGATTGAACTCACCAAAAACCCGGGCATGCCGGAAGGCCCCCTGGGCAAGATAGGTATTACCGTTTCTCCTGCGGATCCCAACCGACTCTATGCGATCGTGGAGGCCAATGAAGGGGGCGTATTCCGCTCCGATGACGGTGGCTGGACCTGGAAGCGCACCAATGACGAACGGAAACTGCGTCAACGGGCCTTTTATTACTCACGCATCTATGCTGACCCCTGGGATAAAGATGTCGTCTATTGCCTCAATGTGGGCTTCTTTAAATCCACCGACGGCGGAAAGAATTTTGACATTACCATAGATCCACCACATGGTGATAATCACGACCTGTGGATCGATCCGAATGATCCGCAACGCATGATCAGTGGGAATGATGGAGGAGGTGTCGTCAGTCTCAATGGAGGTAAGACCTGGACCGAAGAAGATTATTGTACTACGCAAGTTTACCATGTTATGGCGACCAGCGATGTTCCCTATCATGTCGCCGGTGCCCAGCAGGACAACAGCACCCTGGCCATACCCAGTGACGGATGGGATCATATGCAGGCGCGCGGTCCCAATCATGGCTGGTATTATGCTGTTGGTGGAGGAGAAAGCGGTTACATTGCCCAGTCGCCTACCGATCCGGATGTATTCTATGCCGGCAGTCAGGGGGCATTGCTGACCCGGTACAACCGCAAGACCGGTCAGGTGCGGGATATTCAGGTCTATCCGCGCTTCTTTTCGGGAGAGCCGTCCAGCGCATTACCGGAAAGATGGCAATGGACCTTCCCCATCGTTTTCAGCCCGCAGGACCCAACCATCATGTATACGTGCTCCCAGCATGTCTGGAAGACCATGGACGATGGCCAGACCTGGGAGAAAATCAGCCCGGACCTCACGTACGCCGACCCGGAAACGTTAGGCGAAACCGGAGGTATTATTACCAATGACATGAACGGACCGGAGATCTACGCCACGGTTTTTGCACTGGCACCGTCCAACTTTGATATCAATACCATCTGGGCCGGATCGGATGACGGCAAGATCAACATCACCCGCGACGGCGGAAAGAAATGGGTTGACATCACCCCCAAGGATTTACCTAAATTCTCCCGTGTAAGTATTATCGAAGCATCCCATCACGATCCGGGTACAGCCTATGTAGCGGCTAACCGTTATCAGGTGGATGACCGGGAGCCCTATGTATTCCGCACGACGGATTATGGTAAGACCTGGACAAAAATTGTTACCGGTATCAAGCCCGGACATTTTGCCCGTGCTGTGCGGGAAGACCTGGTCCGGCCAGGATTGCTTTTCCTGGGTACAGAACATGGTGTCTATGTATCCTTCGACAATGGAGATCACTGGCAGCCCATTCAGCTGAATTTGCCGGATACGCCTATCCGTGACCTGGTCGTCAAGAACGATGATGTAGTATTGGGAACCCATGGACGCGGATTTTGGATCCTGGATGATATCAATCCATTGCGCGAGGTGAATGCGGAAGTAATGCAAGGCCCGGTCACCTTGTTTCAGCCCTCAGATGCGATTCGCAGCGTTTACAATGCAGCCATCCAGTATTACCTTCCCAAGCAGGCTGACAGTGTGACCATTGAGATCCTTGATGCGCACGGAAACCTGATCCAATCGTATACAGGTAAGCAACCAGACAATAAGTCCAACAACAATGTGCCCTGGTATATGCGAAGCGGTCCTGCAAAGCCGACCACCAAAGCCGGGATCAATGAATTCACCTGGGATCTGAATTATCCGGGAGCGACCGTCTTTGATGGGATGATCATCTGGAGCGGAAGGCCGCAGGTTGGTCCGAGTGCACCGCTTGGGGATTATCAGGTAAGGATTACGGTAGGTGATCACCAGGAAAAGAAAAATTTTGCGATTAAAATTGATCCCAATCTGCAAGGGGTTACGGCCAAAGATCTGGAGGAACAATTTGAACTCGCCATGCAGATCCGGGATAAAACCAGTGCAGCAAATGAAGCGGTGATTCAGATAAGACAAATTCGCAAAGAGATCCAGGACCGAATGGCCCAGGTCAAATCGGATGACCTGAAAAAACAGATGCAGACTTTGCTGGACCAGATGAAACCCATCGAGGAAGATTTGTACCAGGTGCGTAATCAGAGCAATCAGGATCCGCTGAACTTCCCGATCAAGCTTAACAACCGGCTCGCATCCCTGCGGAGAAGTGTAGAGACAGGTGATGCCAAACCTACATCAGCTGCTCACCAGGTTTTCAAAGAACTGTCAGCTGAACTGGCTGGACATCTGGATAAACTGCAAATGGTCATCAACAATCAGTTGCCGGCCATCAATCAGGCATTGTCCAAAGAAGGATTAAAAGCCATCGCAGGAAGTGGCAAGCCATAA
- a CDS encoding M28 family peptidase yields the protein MRITFILMLAALMACQTTQQPVTVESSDFDQYLSVLASDSLQGRKPFTQGEELTVDYLKSEMQSMGVEPGNGDSYYQKVPMVEITGHPSEDMNIVGKGTSVDLKLDKDFVLTTQREEEKLTLNGSELVFCGYGIVAPEYGKNDYAGIDMHGKTALVLVNDPGFRQDDSVYFKGNTMTYYGRWTYKYEEGARQGADAVIIIHETNMAGYPWFVVQSGWSGARLGLRSENKNADKCAMESWITLDAAKRIMEAAGVDFAQLIQNAKKPDFKPQTLGMTVSASLENTFKYDESRNVVGKITGSTRPDEYILYSAHWDHFGIGKAVDGDSIYNGALDNGSGTAGLLAIANAFTKLPKAPDRSVIFLFVTGEEQGLLGSQYYAEHPIYPIPHTIADINMDGLNPNGPMKDLTITGLGQSDMDDIAKEEAAKQGRYILGEQEPEKGFFYRSDHFNFAKVGVPALFAQGGYDHAEKGREYAMEKQKDYTANRYHKPQDEYDKATWDLRGIQQDMQLFFNIGVRLADGQEMPQWKANSEFRARREADLKLLD from the coding sequence ATGCGCATTACTTTCATCTTAATGCTGGCAGCTTTGATGGCATGTCAGACGACTCAGCAACCCGTCACCGTAGAATCTTCCGATTTCGATCAATACCTGTCCGTACTGGCTTCCGATAGTTTACAGGGCCGGAAACCATTCACACAGGGGGAAGAACTGACCGTGGACTACCTGAAGAGTGAAATGCAGAGTATGGGTGTGGAGCCCGGCAACGGAGATTCCTACTACCAGAAGGTTCCCATGGTGGAGATCACCGGGCATCCATCGGAAGACATGAACATTGTCGGTAAAGGCACTTCGGTCGATCTGAAACTGGACAAGGATTTTGTATTGACTACCCAGCGTGAAGAAGAAAAGCTCACGCTTAACGGATCCGAGCTGGTCTTCTGTGGATATGGGATTGTTGCACCTGAATACGGCAAGAACGACTACGCCGGTATTGATATGCATGGTAAAACCGCCCTGGTATTAGTCAATGATCCCGGATTTCGTCAGGATGACAGCGTTTATTTTAAAGGCAATACCATGACCTACTATGGCCGCTGGACCTACAAATACGAGGAAGGAGCTCGTCAGGGTGCCGACGCTGTGATCATCATTCATGAGACCAATATGGCCGGTTATCCCTGGTTTGTGGTGCAAAGCGGATGGTCTGGAGCACGACTTGGATTGCGGTCGGAAAACAAAAATGCGGATAAATGCGCCATGGAATCCTGGATCACCCTGGATGCGGCCAAGCGCATCATGGAAGCTGCCGGTGTTGATTTTGCCCAGCTCATCCAAAATGCCAAGAAACCGGACTTTAAACCTCAAACATTGGGGATGACGGTTTCCGCTTCACTGGAGAATACCTTCAAGTACGATGAGTCCCGGAATGTGGTTGGCAAGATCACTGGAAGCACACGGCCCGACGAATACATTCTTTATTCGGCTCACTGGGATCATTTCGGGATTGGCAAAGCCGTGGATGGCGATAGTATTTACAATGGCGCCCTGGATAACGGATCAGGGACTGCCGGACTGCTGGCAATTGCCAATGCATTTACCAAATTGCCCAAGGCTCCGGACCGGTCAGTGATCTTTTTGTTTGTGACTGGTGAAGAACAGGGTTTGTTGGGTTCTCAATATTATGCGGAACATCCGATCTATCCGATACCCCACACCATAGCAGACATCAATATGGATGGCCTGAATCCCAATGGGCCTATGAAAGACCTGACCATAACCGGACTGGGTCAATCCGATATGGATGACATAGCCAAGGAAGAGGCTGCCAAACAGGGACGATACATTTTAGGGGAGCAAGAGCCTGAAAAGGGATTTTTCTACCGATCCGATCATTTCAATTTTGCCAAAGTAGGGGTACCCGCTTTATTTGCACAAGGAGGATACGACCATGCTGAAAAAGGCAGGGAGTACGCCATGGAGAAGCAAAAAGATTACACAGCTAACCGGTACCATAAACCTCAGGACGAATACGATAAAGCGACCTGGGATTTACGGGGTATCCAGCAGGATATGCAGTTATTTTTCAACATAGGAGTACGGCTGGCTGACGGCCAGGAAATGCCTCAATGGAAAGCCAATTCAGAGTTTCGGGCACGGAGGGAGGCGGATCTGAAGCTGTTGGACTGA
- a CDS encoding aminotransferase class III-fold pyridoxal phosphate-dependent enzyme — protein MDEAQLVKYLKDNYNLQGEWHALPGELGLHYRLTTPGNNRYVVKINQEPEAGPWLDLQHRAMDHVHGRIRDFGLPYSVPDLHGSTYQEIQPGMWLQVLEWVPGRLFAQVNPQSPELLADTGKKLAGLTSALRDFDHPHAHRFLKWNIAEISWTKPHQDLFAPTERSKIQALYHRFEIQQTAWASLRKQVLYHDANDYNILVTPDPYQPSIAGFIDFGDIVYTQTIHDLAIACTYLLMGKPDPVHQAIPLIQAYHKHHPLTPEEIHCLGGCIGARLLISATVAVINLKEHPENAYLQVSNQGVWEMIDHWLDTDPAYAEMVFRQACGWEPSPKRYAYDQWIGSHPSFQPVIQADWNLQGVYLDLGIASTALGHFEEYVDLDTFDNKIRQMVGAKRNGIGYGGYREIRPLYTSDHFRDLGAEGPRWRTQHLGLDIWSPAGEPVHAPWEGTVHSLQDNRGDRNYGATIILEHHSGDLTFYTLYGHLSRNSLSGLAPDQQVKAGDCIAHTGAMSENGGWPPHLHFQIILDLHGWTGDFPGVAYASQIDIWSSNNPDPMLWIPPLAAAEAERRKNRRPDQTELLHRRENVLGPNLSLSYRQPLHMQRGEMSYLIAADGRKYLDTVNNVAHAGHENKRVVRAGQNQMAVLNTNTRYLHPAIIDCAEYLLAKAPRHLEVCYFVNSGSEANELAMRMARTITGRSRMAALDMGYHGNTQACVDVSSYKFNRKGGKGQPEHTLLLPRPDPYRGILADHPGSDRTYARDAMDRIRLWQQQEVTPAALIAETIMSCGGQIVPPDDYFPAVYAAMHQAGGLCIADEVQHGLGRAGDYFFAFEKYGVKPDMVTIGKPFGNGHPLGAVLTTRAVAEAFHTGMEYFNTFGGNPVSATIGLEVLRILDDEALPEHASRMGLYLKKNLAELAVANPIIGDVRGEGLFLGFELVADPGTKMPATRAAGYLVNRMRTLGILMSTDGPDDNVIKIKPPMCITREQIDLCLQLLSQTLKEDAMQI, from the coding sequence ATGGATGAGGCTCAACTGGTAAAGTACTTAAAAGACAACTACAACCTGCAGGGTGAATGGCATGCATTGCCGGGGGAGCTCGGACTTCATTACAGGCTTACCACCCCAGGAAATAACCGCTATGTTGTAAAAATTAACCAGGAACCCGAAGCAGGTCCCTGGCTTGATCTGCAACACCGGGCAATGGACCATGTGCATGGCCGCATCCGTGATTTTGGTTTGCCCTATTCCGTTCCGGACCTCCATGGATCAACCTATCAGGAGATACAGCCCGGAATGTGGTTGCAGGTACTGGAATGGGTACCCGGGAGACTATTTGCCCAGGTCAATCCGCAAAGTCCGGAATTGCTTGCGGACACCGGAAAAAAACTCGCCGGGTTAACCTCCGCACTGCGGGATTTTGACCATCCTCATGCACATCGGTTTCTCAAATGGAACATTGCCGAAATAAGCTGGACAAAGCCTCACCAGGACCTCTTTGCCCCTACCGAACGATCGAAGATTCAGGCACTATACCACCGGTTTGAGATCCAGCAAACAGCCTGGGCATCTTTGCGTAAACAGGTACTCTACCACGACGCCAACGATTACAATATTCTGGTCACCCCGGATCCTTACCAGCCCTCCATTGCAGGATTCATCGATTTCGGTGACATCGTCTATACCCAGACCATCCATGACCTTGCCATAGCCTGCACCTATCTGCTGATGGGGAAGCCAGACCCCGTGCACCAGGCTATCCCTTTGATCCAGGCCTACCACAAGCACCATCCGCTGACTCCGGAGGAGATCCACTGCCTGGGTGGCTGTATCGGGGCCCGTTTATTGATCAGTGCAACCGTTGCGGTGATCAACTTAAAAGAGCATCCGGAAAACGCCTATCTCCAGGTAAGCAATCAGGGGGTATGGGAAATGATCGATCACTGGCTGGACACCGATCCGGCCTATGCTGAAATGGTTTTCCGGCAGGCTTGCGGCTGGGAACCGAGCCCGAAACGATATGCTTACGATCAGTGGATCGGGAGTCATCCTTCTTTTCAGCCCGTCATTCAGGCGGATTGGAATCTTCAGGGTGTCTATCTGGATCTGGGCATTGCCAGCACTGCCCTGGGCCACTTTGAGGAATACGTCGATTTGGACACCTTCGATAATAAGATACGCCAGATGGTCGGCGCTAAAAGGAATGGAATTGGCTACGGTGGCTACCGTGAGATCCGACCGCTTTATACATCAGACCATTTCCGGGATCTGGGTGCGGAAGGCCCACGCTGGCGTACCCAGCACCTGGGCCTGGACATATGGTCTCCCGCCGGAGAACCTGTTCATGCTCCCTGGGAAGGTACCGTACACAGTTTGCAGGATAACCGGGGAGATCGCAATTACGGGGCAACCATTATCCTTGAACATCATTCCGGCGATCTTACCTTTTATACCCTATATGGTCATTTATCCCGTAACTCGCTGTCCGGTCTGGCTCCCGACCAGCAGGTGAAGGCGGGCGATTGTATTGCACATACCGGCGCAATGTCAGAAAATGGAGGCTGGCCTCCCCACCTTCATTTCCAGATCATCCTGGACTTGCATGGCTGGACAGGGGATTTTCCCGGGGTAGCCTATGCGAGTCAGATCGATATCTGGAGCAGCAACAACCCCGATCCCATGCTCTGGATTCCACCTCTCGCTGCAGCAGAGGCTGAGCGCCGGAAAAATCGCCGCCCGGACCAGACAGAACTGCTGCATAGACGTGAAAACGTTTTGGGTCCAAATCTCAGTCTTTCGTACCGGCAACCCTTACACATGCAGCGTGGCGAAATGAGTTATTTAATCGCTGCCGACGGCCGCAAATACCTGGACACCGTCAACAATGTAGCACATGCCGGGCACGAAAATAAACGGGTGGTCAGGGCAGGGCAAAATCAAATGGCCGTCCTGAACACCAATACGCGTTACCTGCATCCCGCCATCATCGATTGCGCGGAATACCTCCTGGCTAAAGCACCCCGGCACCTTGAAGTGTGCTACTTCGTCAACTCCGGCAGTGAAGCCAACGAGTTGGCCATGCGGATGGCACGCACCATCACCGGTCGTTCACGGATGGCAGCGCTGGATATGGGTTATCATGGCAACACCCAGGCCTGTGTGGATGTCAGTTCCTACAAGTTCAACCGCAAAGGGGGAAAAGGCCAACCGGAACATACCTTACTGCTCCCCCGGCCTGATCCTTATCGCGGCATTCTGGCTGACCACCCGGGCAGTGACCGCACCTATGCCCGCGATGCTATGGATCGTATCCGGCTCTGGCAGCAGCAAGAGGTTACCCCCGCAGCCCTGATCGCAGAGACCATCATGAGTTGCGGAGGACAAATTGTACCTCCGGATGACTATTTTCCGGCAGTCTATGCAGCCATGCACCAAGCCGGCGGTCTGTGCATTGCCGATGAAGTACAACATGGATTGGGCCGGGCCGGAGATTATTTTTTTGCCTTCGAAAAATATGGGGTCAAGCCCGACATGGTCACCATCGGGAAGCCCTTCGGTAATGGCCACCCGCTGGGGGCAGTACTCACAACCCGGGCGGTGGCCGAAGCCTTTCACACGGGCATGGAATACTTCAATACATTCGGAGGCAACCCGGTATCGGCTACCATTGGCCTTGAAGTGCTCCGCATTCTTGATGACGAAGCGCTACCGGAACACGCCTCCCGCATGGGGCTGTACCTGAAAAAAAATTTGGCTGAACTTGCTGTAGCAAACCCCATCATCGGGGATGTGCGGGGTGAAGGTTTATTCCTCGGTTTTGAGCTCGTCGCAGACCCCGGCACGAAAATGCCCGCTACCCGGGCCGCCGGTTACCTGGTTAATCGTATGCGTACGCTGGGAATACTAATGAGTACGGATGGTCCGGATGATAATGTCATTAAGATCAAACCACCGATGTGCATCACCCGGGAACAGATCGATCTTTGTCTGCAACTGCTTAGCCAAACATTGAAGGAAGATGCAATGCAAATCTGA
- a CDS encoding 30S ribosomal protein S21, translating to MLIIEVKDNESIDKALKRYKRKYQSVGILKKLRDRKHFTKPSVQRRNEVMKAVYKQQKISEMEVD from the coding sequence ATGTTAATCATTGAAGTTAAAGACAACGAATCTATTGACAAGGCGTTGAAGCGTTATAAGCGCAAATATCAGAGTGTTGGGATTCTGAAGAAATTGCGTGATCGTAAACACTTCACCAAGCCTTCTGTACAGCGCCGTAATGAAGTCATGAAAGCGGTCTACAAGCAGCAGAAAATCAGTGAGATGGAAGTGGATTGA
- a CDS encoding Gfo/Idh/MocA family oxidoreductase has protein sequence MKRRTFLRHTSLATAAIAMPWIRRFPDDRKIGIALLGLGNYATNLLAPSFAFTEHCYLAGVVTGTPAKAKEWMTKHNLPAGNVYNYDNFDEIRHNDAIQAVYVVTPNALHSPFVIRAAQAGKHVLCEKPMEISVERAQSMIDACEAAGVKLQIGYRCQYDPTHREIMRLGQDRVDGAVKVIDSHFSFYGVNGTNWRFTDPKLSGGGPLMDIGVYCMNAARYTTGENPVAITAQSFKTILDKLPGMEETISWQMEFPSGAMANCTSSYVANANYIKVHAEKGGFGIEPAFSYDTSLGYHGRDQFSHPEHHQQAAQMDAFALNVLQNTPVITDGKEGWRDMRVIEAIYEAARTGSRIKMNW, from the coding sequence ATGAAACGCCGTACCTTCCTGCGCCACACCTCCCTTGCTACAGCAGCCATTGCCATGCCCTGGATACGCCGCTTTCCGGATGACCGAAAAATTGGTATTGCACTACTGGGCCTGGGGAACTACGCCACCAACCTGCTGGCGCCATCTTTTGCCTTTACAGAGCATTGTTACCTGGCTGGTGTCGTCACAGGCACCCCTGCTAAAGCAAAAGAGTGGATGACCAAGCACAATCTGCCGGCAGGAAATGTCTACAACTACGACAATTTTGATGAGATACGGCATAATGATGCCATCCAGGCTGTGTACGTGGTAACGCCGAATGCACTCCACTCGCCCTTTGTCATCCGTGCTGCACAAGCCGGCAAACATGTCCTGTGTGAAAAGCCTATGGAGATATCCGTAGAACGGGCACAATCGATGATCGATGCGTGTGAAGCCGCAGGTGTCAAGTTACAGATCGGTTATCGTTGCCAATACGATCCCACGCACCGCGAAATTATGCGGCTTGGCCAGGATCGCGTCGATGGTGCAGTGAAAGTGATCGATTCACATTTTTCATTTTACGGCGTAAATGGTACCAACTGGCGCTTCACCGACCCCAAATTATCCGGTGGCGGACCTCTGATGGATATCGGTGTTTACTGTATGAATGCGGCCCGATACACGACTGGTGAGAACCCTGTCGCCATAACTGCTCAATCTTTCAAAACCATCCTGGATAAACTACCCGGCATGGAGGAGACCATAAGCTGGCAAATGGAATTCCCTTCGGGCGCCATGGCCAATTGTACCTCCAGTTATGTAGCAAATGCCAATTACATAAAAGTCCATGCCGAAAAAGGTGGCTTTGGCATCGAACCGGCTTTCAGCTACGACACCTCACTGGGCTACCATGGCAGAGACCAGTTCTCCCATCCGGAGCATCATCAGCAGGCAGCACAGATGGATGCTTTTGCACTGAATGTACTGCAAAACACACCGGTTATCACGGATGGAAAAGAAGGATGGCGGGATATGCGTGTTATCGAGGCTATCTATGAAGCAGCCAGGACGGGTAGCCGTATTAAAATGAATTGGTAA